One part of the Rhodococcus oxybenzonivorans genome encodes these proteins:
- a CDS encoding ferredoxin reductase, protein MSVAHTSRPAEGRRFSLLSLFEAMATPHQLDRYLELVTPMVTVRDLRAEVLAVDRSTADTVTLTLRPTRQWRGFRAGQFVQVGVVIDGVRHTRCYSPANAQSSPDGTIELTIKAHPDGLVSQYLHENARPGLILDLSQAAGEFVLPTTRPRRVLLVSGGSGITPVLSMLRTLVEEKHAGSVTFLHYAYTENDVAYLDELRELADANPNVNLVLAYTDQETGGHLHGFFGQKHLDAVAPWYAEAETFLCGPPGLMRGVREVYRELGIEDRLHTEEFAPAATPVEGEAGGELSFTASRVTADNSGGTLLEQAEAAGLHPEYGCRMGICFSCTAVKKSGCTKNVRTGDTDTDPDKAIQLCVSVPVGDVALDI, encoded by the coding sequence GTGTCAGTTGCTCACACCAGTCGTCCGGCGGAGGGACGCAGGTTCTCGCTGCTGTCGTTGTTCGAGGCGATGGCCACTCCGCATCAGCTCGACCGTTACCTCGAACTCGTCACGCCGATGGTCACCGTGCGTGATCTGCGGGCCGAGGTGCTCGCGGTCGATCGGTCGACCGCGGACACCGTCACGCTCACGCTGCGCCCGACCCGTCAGTGGCGCGGATTCCGCGCCGGACAGTTTGTGCAGGTAGGGGTAGTGATCGACGGAGTTCGCCACACTCGTTGCTACTCGCCGGCCAACGCTCAGTCGTCCCCGGACGGCACCATCGAGTTGACGATCAAGGCGCACCCCGACGGCCTCGTGTCGCAGTATCTTCACGAAAACGCCCGGCCCGGACTGATCCTCGACCTGTCGCAGGCGGCGGGGGAATTCGTTCTGCCGACCACCCGGCCGCGCCGAGTTCTCCTCGTGAGTGGTGGCAGCGGGATCACCCCGGTCCTCTCGATGCTTCGTACTCTCGTCGAGGAGAAGCATGCGGGAAGCGTGACTTTTCTGCACTACGCGTACACCGAAAACGACGTCGCCTATCTGGACGAGCTCCGCGAGCTTGCCGATGCCAACCCCAACGTCAACCTCGTGCTGGCGTACACCGATCAGGAGACCGGCGGACATCTGCACGGTTTCTTCGGGCAGAAGCATCTCGACGCGGTCGCGCCCTGGTACGCCGAGGCCGAGACCTTTCTCTGCGGTCCCCCCGGCCTGATGCGTGGTGTTCGGGAGGTGTACCGGGAACTCGGCATCGAGGACCGGCTCCACACCGAGGAGTTCGCTCCCGCCGCGACGCCGGTCGAGGGTGAGGCCGGTGGTGAGCTGTCCTTCACGGCCAGTCGAGTCACGGCCGACAACTCCGGTGGGACCCTGCTGGAACAGGCCGAGGCCGCCGGACTTCATCCCGAGTACGGCTGCCGGATGGGCATCTGCTTCTCCTGTACCGCGGTGAAGAAATCGGGATGCACCAAGAACGTACGTACCGGCGACACCGATACCGATCCGGACAAGGCCATTCAGTTGTGTGTCTCGGTCCCCGTCGGCGACGTCGCCCTCGACATCTGA
- a CDS encoding MFS transporter gives MSTEVRPPAGIGEAATRKQVVAWGLWDWGSAAFNAVILTFVFSVYLTDAVGEDLEGSISASTWLGWSLGIAGFLIAVLAPVTGQRFDAAGRRKRALGVLTFATVACMVGMFFVRDSVEYLWLGLALLAAGSVIFELAGVPYNAMLRQVSTPSNIGRVSGFGWAMGYFGGIVLLLLCYFGFIAGDGDTRGALGFTTDGGLNIRMVALLAAIWFAVFAIPVLLKVPELPRPQVDPGADKAGFVESYRILWRDLRSLWSADRRTVYFLGASALFRDGLAGVFTFGAVLAVNVYGISAGDVLLFGVAANIVSAVGALTAGRFDDRVGPKTVIAASLGAMLVVGIILTAVSGPGMFWIFGLLLCLFVGPAQSSSRTFLARITPPGREGQMFGLYATTGRAVSFLSPTLFGLFAWWFGADRAGILGLLIVLALGLAALTVVRAPERS, from the coding sequence ATGAGCACCGAAGTTCGTCCGCCCGCCGGGATCGGTGAGGCTGCGACGCGCAAACAGGTCGTCGCGTGGGGTCTGTGGGACTGGGGGTCAGCCGCCTTCAATGCGGTGATCCTCACGTTCGTCTTTTCCGTCTACCTCACCGATGCAGTGGGGGAGGACCTCGAAGGATCGATCTCTGCGAGCACCTGGCTCGGGTGGTCGCTGGGGATCGCCGGATTCCTCATCGCGGTGCTGGCGCCGGTCACAGGGCAGCGATTCGACGCCGCAGGACGGCGCAAGCGCGCGCTCGGTGTTCTCACCTTCGCGACCGTGGCTTGCATGGTCGGCATGTTCTTCGTCCGCGACTCGGTCGAGTACCTCTGGCTCGGTCTGGCGTTGCTTGCTGCCGGTTCGGTGATCTTCGAGCTCGCCGGCGTGCCGTACAACGCCATGTTGCGGCAGGTGTCGACGCCGTCGAATATAGGTCGGGTGTCCGGCTTCGGTTGGGCAATGGGCTATTTCGGCGGAATCGTGCTTCTACTGTTGTGCTACTTCGGCTTCATCGCCGGTGACGGGGACACCCGCGGAGCGCTGGGGTTCACCACGGACGGTGGGCTGAACATCCGGATGGTGGCGCTGCTCGCGGCAATCTGGTTCGCCGTCTTCGCGATACCTGTGCTGCTGAAGGTTCCCGAACTGCCGCGGCCCCAGGTCGATCCGGGCGCCGACAAGGCCGGTTTCGTGGAGTCGTATCGGATTCTCTGGCGAGATCTGCGCAGCCTCTGGTCTGCCGACCGCCGCACCGTGTACTTCCTCGGCGCCAGTGCGCTCTTCCGCGACGGACTGGCCGGAGTGTTCACGTTCGGTGCGGTCCTCGCCGTCAACGTCTACGGCATCAGTGCCGGAGATGTGCTGCTGTTCGGTGTCGCGGCAAATATCGTCTCCGCCGTCGGTGCACTCACGGCAGGCCGCTTCGACGACCGGGTGGGTCCCAAGACGGTCATCGCGGCGTCGCTGGGGGCGATGCTCGTCGTCGGCATCATCTTGACGGCTGTGTCCGGACCGGGAATGTTCTGGATCTTCGGTCTCCTGCTGTGCCTTTTCGTGGGACCCGCGCAGTCCTCGTCGCGCACGTTCCTTGCACGGATCACGCCGCCCGGCCGCGAAGGGCAGATGTTCGGTCTGTACGCGACGACCGGACGCGCGGTGTCGTTCCTGTCGCCGACGCTGTTCGGACTCTTCGCGTGGTGGTTCGGCGCGGATCGGGCCGGGATCCTCGGTCTCCTGATCGTGCTGGCCCTCGGACTCGCGGCCCTGACCGTGGTGCGTGCTCCGGAGCGAAGCTGA
- a CDS encoding alpha/beta fold hydrolase → MLPTSEHVTIPIGDLTFDVTVNGPSDGEAAVLLHGFPESAASWTPVAALLAQSGMRTYAPNQRGYSAGARPEAVDAYRIDHLVGDVIALLDALGLETAHLVGHDWGAIVAWVVAARHPGRITSLTTVSVPHPGAFGWALREDADQKERSSYIRLLRMEGKAEHVLLRENAQALRAMFGDVVPPELVDRHVAVLTEPGALTGALNWYRAMTRDFDQTPAVTVPTTYVWSTGDTALGRAGAEKCAEFVDAPYEFVVLDDATHWIPEQCPDDLAKAILRRAGMATG, encoded by the coding sequence ATGCTGCCAACCTCCGAACACGTGACCATCCCCATAGGCGACCTGACCTTCGACGTCACCGTCAACGGCCCTTCCGACGGCGAAGCCGCCGTTCTCCTGCACGGGTTTCCGGAAAGCGCTGCGTCGTGGACGCCTGTCGCCGCCCTCCTGGCACAGTCCGGGATGCGAACCTATGCACCGAACCAGCGTGGATATTCGGCTGGTGCGCGGCCCGAGGCTGTCGACGCCTACCGCATCGACCACCTCGTCGGGGACGTCATCGCTCTCCTGGACGCACTCGGCCTCGAGACGGCGCATCTCGTAGGCCATGACTGGGGCGCCATCGTTGCGTGGGTCGTGGCGGCGCGACACCCCGGCCGCATTACCTCACTCACGACCGTTTCGGTGCCCCATCCGGGCGCCTTCGGCTGGGCGCTGCGCGAGGACGCCGACCAGAAAGAACGGTCGTCCTACATTCGCCTGCTGCGGATGGAGGGCAAGGCCGAACATGTGCTCCTGCGCGAGAACGCGCAGGCGCTGCGGGCGATGTTCGGCGATGTCGTCCCGCCCGAACTCGTCGACCGGCATGTCGCAGTCCTCACCGAGCCGGGGGCGCTCACCGGGGCCCTGAACTGGTACCGGGCAATGACACGAGATTTCGACCAGACCCCCGCCGTCACGGTCCCCACCACCTACGTCTGGAGTACCGGCGACACGGCGCTGGGCCGCGCCGGAGCCGAAAAGTGCGCCGAATTCGTGGACGCACCATACGAGTTCGTCGTCCTCGACGACGCGACGCACTGGATCCCCGAGCAGTGCCCCGACGACCTCGCCAAGGCGATACTTCGGCGGGCCGGAATGGCCACTGGCTGA
- a CDS encoding TetR family transcriptional regulator, translating to MTDEQHGHPVVTGGAAADVLVIDAPIPTNRLGAVSQSTGAEPESRAARKERTRKALLDGTLDLMADRSFAGVSLREIARHAGIVPTAFYRHFASIEELGVVLVEESMRMLRQMLRDARRNPSTKSAGASLDILVRQVRTHEAQFRFLSRERYGGVPEIRRAIATEMRLFVSELTVDLTRIGGLESWDADDLEMAADLIVSTMFAVVVDLLEADRPGVRTEAEVVARAERQLRLIMLGMTAWNPRRS from the coding sequence ATGACGGACGAGCAGCACGGTCATCCCGTGGTTACGGGCGGTGCGGCAGCCGACGTCCTCGTGATCGACGCTCCCATCCCCACGAATAGACTCGGTGCCGTGAGTCAGTCGACCGGAGCGGAACCCGAGAGCAGGGCAGCACGTAAAGAGCGCACCCGAAAGGCCCTCCTGGACGGCACCCTCGACCTCATGGCGGACCGGAGCTTCGCGGGTGTGAGCCTGCGGGAGATCGCCCGCCATGCAGGAATCGTGCCCACTGCGTTCTATCGACACTTCGCGTCCATCGAGGAACTCGGCGTCGTTCTCGTCGAGGAGAGCATGCGAATGCTGCGACAAATGCTGCGCGATGCCCGCCGCAACCCGAGTACCAAGAGCGCGGGCGCGTCTCTCGACATCCTCGTCCGCCAAGTCCGCACTCACGAGGCACAGTTCCGCTTCCTCAGTCGTGAGCGCTACGGCGGTGTTCCCGAGATCCGCCGCGCCATCGCCACCGAGATGCGATTGTTCGTCAGCGAGCTGACCGTGGATCTCACGCGAATCGGCGGGCTCGAGTCGTGGGACGCCGACGACCTCGAGATGGCGGCCGACCTGATCGTCTCCACGATGTTCGCCGTCGTCGTCGACCTCCTCGAAGCCGACCGTCCCGGCGTGCGTACCGAAGCCGAGGTGGTCGCCCGCGCCGAACGCCAGCTACGGCTCATCATGCTCGGCATGACGGCGTGGAATCCCCGGAGGAGTTGA
- a CDS encoding NADPH-dependent 2,4-dienoyl-CoA reductase produces the protein MTQFPQLLAPLDLGFTTLKNRVIMGSIHTGLEDRAKDVPRLAAYFAERARGGVALIVTGGYAPNRTGWLLPFGAKLTNRVEARRHRAITKAVHDEGGMIALQILHAGRYSYQPFSVSASSIKAPINPFRPRRLTGRGVRWQIRNFVRCARLAQQANYDGVEIMAGEGYFINQFLCERTNKRTDEWGGTPENRRRIAVEIVRRTRAAVGRDFIIIFRLSMADLVEGGQTWDDIVALAKDVEAAGATIINTDIGWHESRVPTIVTSVPRAAFADITGKLEKHVNIPVAASNRINMPEVAEEILTRGDAQLISMARPMLADPDWVRKAEAGNSDEINTCIACNQACLDHAFVRKHVSCLLNPRAGRETELTLSPTRTAKRVAVVGAGPAGLSAALGLAQRGHTVTLFEADSEIGGQFGIARKIPGKEEFAETIRYYNRQLALAGVDVRLDTRVAAVDLVGRYDEVVIATGVTPRLPSIPGIDHPTVLTYPEVVRGGKSVGKSVAVIGAGGIGVDVSEFLTHEHSPTLDLKEWKQEWGVTEPEAAAGALTTPIPEPSPREVYLLQRKSGRIGAGLAKTTGWVHRAALKNKGVHELSGVNYERIDDEGLHITFGDKREKPRTLAVDNVVICAGQESVRDLVDELTVAGVSTHVIGGADVAAELDAKRAIEQGTRLAARI, from the coding sequence ATGACACAGTTTCCCCAGCTCCTCGCCCCGCTGGACCTCGGCTTCACGACTTTGAAGAACCGGGTGATCATGGGTTCGATTCACACCGGTCTCGAAGACCGCGCCAAGGACGTACCTCGACTGGCGGCGTACTTCGCCGAGCGCGCCCGCGGTGGTGTCGCCCTGATCGTCACCGGTGGGTACGCCCCCAACCGCACCGGCTGGCTGCTGCCTTTCGGTGCCAAGCTCACCAACCGCGTGGAGGCCCGGCGGCACCGTGCGATTACCAAGGCCGTGCACGACGAGGGCGGCATGATCGCCCTGCAGATTCTGCACGCAGGCCGCTACAGCTATCAGCCGTTCAGCGTCTCCGCCTCCTCGATCAAGGCCCCGATCAATCCGTTCCGCCCCCGAAGACTCACCGGCCGGGGCGTCCGCTGGCAGATCCGCAACTTCGTGCGGTGTGCGCGGCTGGCACAGCAGGCGAATTACGACGGCGTCGAGATCATGGCGGGTGAGGGATACTTCATCAATCAGTTCCTGTGCGAACGCACCAACAAGCGGACCGACGAGTGGGGTGGCACGCCCGAGAACCGCCGCCGGATCGCCGTCGAGATAGTTCGCCGCACCCGGGCCGCCGTGGGCCGCGACTTCATCATCATCTTCCGCTTGTCGATGGCCGATCTCGTGGAAGGCGGTCAGACGTGGGACGACATCGTCGCTCTGGCCAAGGACGTGGAAGCTGCGGGTGCCACGATCATCAACACCGACATCGGCTGGCACGAATCCCGCGTCCCCACCATCGTCACGTCGGTGCCGCGCGCGGCGTTCGCCGACATCACCGGCAAGCTCGAGAAGCACGTGAACATTCCAGTGGCCGCGTCCAACCGGATCAACATGCCCGAGGTCGCGGAGGAAATACTCACCCGCGGTGATGCTCAGCTGATCTCGATGGCCCGCCCGATGCTCGCCGACCCCGACTGGGTCCGCAAAGCCGAAGCCGGAAACTCGGACGAGATCAACACCTGTATCGCGTGCAACCAGGCGTGCCTCGACCACGCCTTCGTCCGCAAGCACGTGTCCTGCCTGCTGAATCCGCGTGCGGGCCGGGAAACGGAACTGACGCTCTCCCCCACCCGGACCGCGAAGCGCGTCGCGGTCGTGGGCGCCGGCCCCGCGGGATTGTCCGCGGCGCTCGGCCTAGCGCAGCGGGGCCACACGGTGACGCTGTTCGAGGCGGACTCCGAAATCGGTGGCCAGTTCGGCATCGCCCGCAAGATCCCCGGCAAGGAGGAGTTCGCGGAGACCATTCGCTACTACAACCGGCAACTCGCACTCGCCGGTGTGGATGTCCGGCTCGACACCCGCGTCGCAGCGGTCGATCTCGTCGGCCGCTACGACGAGGTGGTGATCGCCACCGGCGTCACCCCGCGCCTTCCGTCGATTCCCGGCATCGACCATCCCACAGTGCTCACGTACCCCGAGGTGGTGCGCGGCGGTAAGTCGGTCGGAAAGTCGGTTGCCGTGATCGGTGCCGGCGGCATCGGCGTCGACGTCAGCGAGTTTCTCACCCACGAGCACTCACCGACCCTCGACCTGAAGGAATGGAAGCAGGAGTGGGGGGTCACCGAACCCGAGGCCGCTGCCGGCGCCCTCACCACGCCCATCCCCGAGCCGTCGCCTCGTGAGGTGTACCTCCTCCAGCGTAAAAGCGGGCGGATCGGGGCGGGGCTCGCGAAAACGACGGGCTGGGTGCACCGCGCCGCCCTGAAGAACAAGGGCGTGCACGAGTTGTCCGGCGTCAACTACGAGCGCATCGACGACGAGGGACTCCACATCACCTTCGGCGACAAACGCGAGAAGCCCCGCACCCTTGCCGTCGACAACGTGGTGATCTGCGCAGGTCAGGAGTCCGTGCGCGACCTGGTCGACGAGCTGACCGTCGCCGGGGTCAGCACCCACGTCATCGGCGGCGCCGACGTCGCAGCCGAACTCGATGCCAAACGCGCCATCGAACAGGGCACCCGGCTCGCGGCGCGCATCTGA
- a CDS encoding PadR family transcriptional regulator yields MALEHALLVSLTEHSGSGYELARRFDKSIGFFQSATHQQIYRLLKRMDEAGWVDAEVVAQDSRPDKKVYRVSAAGRAELQRWIAEPTEPNHLRNELAVKIRAAQQGDIPALAAEVARHRDGHAARLEIYRMIEKRDFPAPDQLSGTALHQYLVLRGGIRVEEGFAGWCQEVLDALSQ; encoded by the coding sequence GTGGCACTCGAACATGCGCTTCTCGTCTCCCTCACCGAACATTCCGGGTCGGGGTATGAATTGGCACGCCGATTCGACAAATCGATCGGCTTCTTCCAGAGCGCCACCCACCAGCAGATCTATCGGCTGCTCAAGCGCATGGACGAAGCCGGGTGGGTGGATGCCGAAGTCGTAGCGCAGGACAGCAGGCCGGACAAGAAGGTGTATCGGGTCAGCGCGGCAGGTCGGGCCGAGTTGCAGCGTTGGATCGCCGAACCCACCGAACCGAATCACCTGCGTAACGAGCTTGCGGTCAAGATCCGCGCCGCCCAGCAAGGCGATATTCCCGCACTGGCCGCCGAAGTCGCCCGGCACCGCGACGGCCACGCTGCCCGGCTCGAGATCTACCGCATGATCGAAAAACGTGACTTCCCGGCGCCGGACCAACTCTCCGGAACCGCCCTTCACCAGTACCTCGTCCTGCGCGGCGGCATTCGCGTCGAAGAGGGGTTCGCCGGCTGGTGCCAAGAAGTACTCGACGCCCTCTCGCAGTAA